The window CCCGCCTACCGCTCCGGCGTCGCCTGGCTCCCGCACAGCCGCACCGCCGCCCTCGCGGTCGGCCCCACCGGCACCGACCTGACGACGGACGGCGGGCGCACCTGGCGGACCGTCGACACCGGCTCGTACGACACCGTGGACTGCACGCCAGACCTGGGCTGCTGGGCCGCGGGGGAGAAGGGCCGGGTCGCGCGGCTGGAGAGCTGACGCCGGAAAGTGGGTACTCGGGCGCCGACTGCGAGAGGAGTGACCCGACATGCCACGCGGTTCGAGCCCCAAGCGGGAACGCCAGTACGAGCACATCAAGGAGAGCGCCCAGGACCGGGGCGAGAGCGCCTCGCGCGCCAAGGAGATCGCGGCGCGAACGGTGAACAAGGAGCGCGCACGGTCCGGCGAGTCCAAGTCCGCCAGCCGTACGTCCACTCAGGACATGTCCTCGGGCAAGCGGGGCGGCCAGCGGTCGGGCAAGGGTTCCCAGGGCCCCACGTACGACCAGCTGTACGAGGAGGCCAAGAGGCGCAACATCCACGGGCGTTCGGACATGAACAAGACCCAGCTCAAGCAGGCGCTGGGCAACAAGTGAGGCTCAGCCGGGCGTCTCGCGGTAGCGCTCGAGTTCCGGCGCCGTCTTCGTGGCGGCGAACTCGGTGATGCGGTACGCGCAGACGCCGGCGCCGACGAACGGGTCGGTCGCGGCGATCTCCTCGATCAGCGCCCGGTCCCCCGCGACGGCGAGGATCACCCCGCCGTCGCGGGGGTTCTTGCGCCCGGACGCGAGGAACGTCCCCTTCTCGTACTGCTCGTCGAGCCACGCCACATGGGCCTCCAGCACGGCGTCGACGGCATCGAGCGGGGCGGTGTAGGTCAGCTCGAGTACGAACATGATCACGAGCGTACCCCCGAGCCCGTCGCGGCCGCCCCGGGCCCCGTACGCTCGTCCCCACCATGACGACCGTACGCATTCCCGCGGGCTGGCCCGCGACCGAGGAAGAGGCCCGCGCCGTCCAGGACGAGCTGCGGGAGCGGGTGGTCCTCGACGAGCCGGGGCCACCGCCCGGAGCCGGGCGGGTGACCGGGGTCGACGTGGCCTACGACGACGAGCGGGACGTGGTCGCCGCAGCCGCGGTCGTCCTGGACGCGGCGAGCCTCGACGTCGTCGCCGAGGCCACGGCCGTCGGCCGGATCTCCTTCCCGTACGTCCCCGGCCTGCTTGCCTTCCGCGAGATCCCCACGGTGCTGGCCGCCCTCGACGCCCTGCCCTGCGAGCCCGGCACGGTCGTCTGCGACGGCTACGGGCTCGCCCACCCCCGCCGCTTCGGCCTCGCCAGCCACCTCGGCGTCCTCACCGGCCTGCCGACGATCGGCGTGGCCAAGAACCCCTTCACCTTCAGCTACGACGATCCCGCCCCCCAACGCGGATCGTCCGCGCCGCTCATGGCGGGCGAGGAGGAGATCGGCCGCGCCCTGCGCACCCGGGACGCCGTCAAACCGGTCTTCGTCTCGGTCGGCCACCGCGTGAGCCTCACCAACGCCTGCGCCCACACCCTCGCCCTGACCCCCGAGTTCCGACTCCCGGAGACGACACGCCGCGCGGACTCCTTGTGCCGACAGGCACTGAAGGAGGCGACCGGCCTCCCGACGCTTTGACTTGCTGCTCGCTGCCCGCGCCCTGGTGGACTGAGTACGCCGACTGAGTACCCGTACGGATGTGACCCGCCCACCGGGATCGGCAGGCTGGGGCGCATGACGACGCACCGTGCCCCGAAGCCCCTTGCCGACCCGAACCGCCCCGTCGAGCGTGCCGTGACGGCCGCGCTCGTCCTCGCCACGCTGGCCGGGCTCGGTTGGATCGTCGGGATGATCTACACCATCGCGGGCTGGCCGCTCTAGAGCCCTGTGCGGCAGCGGCCGACGCACGTGGCCAACGCCCCGTGGGTGGGCGAGCACCTCGCGGAGCGGTTGGCTCGACCGCGGTCGGGGGCCCGCCTTCGAGCGGGGGAAGATCCTCCGCCGGTCGGCGCAACTCCGGCTCGTGCCGCGCTCCGCCGTTCGCCCCCGGTGATTGGGTGGCGCCGACCTCCGGGCCACGGCCCGGGCGATTCGGCCTCGCAGTGCAGGAGACAGTCATCGTGAGTTCCCCCGAGGGCGCGTCCCGCGACATGATCCCCGACCAGCTGCTCAAGGGACAGAAGGCCCTGGTCACCGGCGCGAACTCCGGTATCGGCAAAGCGACGGCCGTGGCCATGGGACGGGCCGGGGCGGATGTCGTCGTGAACTACGTGGCCGGCCGTGAGGAAGCCGAGAAGGTGGTCGAGGAGATCAAGTCCCTCGGGGTGCGGGCGGTGGCCCACGAGGCGGACGTCTCCGACGAGGGCCAGGTCGTCGCCATGGTCAACCGGACGGTCGAGGAGTTCGGCACCCTCGACATCCTGGTGGCCAACGCGGGTCTCCAGCGCGACGCCGCGTTCACCGAGATGAC of the Streptomyces sp. T12 genome contains:
- a CDS encoding plasmid stabilization protein; amino-acid sequence: MPRGSSPKRERQYEHIKESAQDRGESASRAKEIAARTVNKERARSGESKSASRTSTQDMSSGKRGGQRSGKGSQGPTYDQLYEEAKRRNIHGRSDMNKTQLKQALGNK
- a CDS encoding YciI family protein; this encodes MFVLELTYTAPLDAVDAVLEAHVAWLDEQYEKGTFLASGRKNPRDGGVILAVAGDRALIEEIAATDPFVGAGVCAYRITEFAATKTAPELERYRETPG
- a CDS encoding endonuclease V, whose translation is MTTVRIPAGWPATEEEARAVQDELRERVVLDEPGPPPGAGRVTGVDVAYDDERDVVAAAAVVLDAASLDVVAEATAVGRISFPYVPGLLAFREIPTVLAALDALPCEPGTVVCDGYGLAHPRRFGLASHLGVLTGLPTIGVAKNPFTFSYDDPAPQRGSSAPLMAGEEEIGRALRTRDAVKPVFVSVGHRVSLTNACAHTLALTPEFRLPETTRRADSLCRQALKEATGLPTL
- the mmpA gene encoding morphogenic membrane protein MmpA, with the translated sequence MTTHRAPKPLADPNRPVERAVTAALVLATLAGLGWIVGMIYTIAGWPL